A region from the Rosa rugosa chromosome 6, drRosRugo1.1, whole genome shotgun sequence genome encodes:
- the LOC133715059 gene encoding peroxisomal nicotinamide adenine dinucleotide carrier, producing the protein MSDAVINGLAGAGGGIIAQLITYPLQTVNTRQQTERDLKKEKRKLGTVEQIGQVIKNEGWERLYGGLTPSLVGTAASQGVYYYFYQIFRNKAEVAALERSKLGIGDGSVGMLSSLVVAALSGCVNVLLTNPIWVVVTRMQTHRKTSKSQPDQMLSTDPDEAIVAAAEPPPFGTSHAVQEVYDEGGFFSFWRGVFPTLIMVSNPSMQFMLYETMLNKLKKRRALSKKNNNGITAVEIFLLGALAKLGATVVTYPLLVVKARLQAKQVTTGDKRHHYKGTLDAILKMIRYEGFYGFYKGMSTKIVQSVLAAAVLFMVKEELVKGVRFMLANKAKSKPP; encoded by the exons ATGTCGGACGCCGTGATCAATGGCCTCGCCGGCGCCGGCGGAGGGATCATCGCCCAGCTAATCACATATCCACTCCAGACT GTGAACACTCGTCAGCAAACGGAACGTGATCTGAAAAAGGAGAAGAGGAAGCTCGGAACCGTTGAACAAATAGGCCAG GTTATAAAGAATGAAGGATGGGAACGGTTGTACGGAGGTTTGACGCCGTCGTTGGTGGGAACAGCAGCATCTCAG GGTGTTTACtattatttctatcaaatatTCAGGAACAAGGCTGAAGTTGCTGCCCTTGAACGTAGTAAGTTGGGCATTGGTGATGGATCTGTTGGAATGCTCTCTTCGCTAGTGGTGGCTGCCTTATCTGg GTGTGTGAATGTACTATTGACAAATCCTATATGGGTAGTTGTTACACGCATGCAG ACTCATAGAAAAACTTCAAAGTCCCAGCCTGATCAGATGCTATCAACTGATCCAGATGAAGCAATTGTTGCTGCAGCTGAGCCTCCTCCCTTCGGGACTAGTCATGCG GTACAAGAAGTTTATGATGAAGGTGGATTTTTCAGTTTCTGGAGAGGTGTATTTCCAACATTGATCATG GTGAGTAATCCTTCCATGCAGTTTATGCTGTATGAAACTATGTTGAATAAGCTGAAGAAAAGACGTGCCTTGAGTAAGAAGAATAACAATGGTATTACTGCTGTAGAG ATATTCCTGCTTGGTGCTTTGGCAAAACTAGGTGCTACTGTCGTGACATATCCTCTTTTAGTCGTGAAG GCGAGACTTCAAGCGAAACAGGTCACAACTGGTGACAAAAGGCATCATTATAAAG GAACTCTGGATGCCATTTTAAAGATGATTCGCTATGAAGGGTTCTATGGTTTCTACAAAGGGATGAGCACAAAAATAGTACAAAGTGTACTCGCTGCTGCTGTTTTGTTCATGGTCAAGGAAGAACTCGTCAAGGGTGTTCGGTTCATGCTCGCTAACAAAGCGAAATCAAAGCCTCCATAG
- the LOC133717381 gene encoding uncharacterized protein LOC133717381 has product MTGPRNEDFHGTDEIDGVDRISDRSNAEEFEDSSAANEVGSSGDGATSSGSEIGLEERLTGILVDGGDGDLLLQQSNREDRVLQWLQALDMQVMGACRADERLKPLLKMNASNDAAEGRLLAQLTQHFEPAEVGMLARCFCIPLVSVRVGKINKQGILLCPTNSKGNLNLTVLPTSDLRLSFVGDDGHTDRLFTLNSKSQCSAVEVNEIPADNSGRSFIIKISDGRVFHFWCSETSKLLGIELISKMKDLIKRKPSIAELTGISESRLGCFATHLRAYLVGSTVVGSGSSSAPSNTDVNTSNMELFDTAQDGQLSSTSSKSLRSRHSVNQSMKANSSFQGSLSPRSSSFKEGLPRTLSSLRNITREKLRRRGDIYLSAVDDPTIVSPVAINASCSNQSENDKCAEVAASCSLSSSSFLESLGKLTVQPTLNSASQIPYMATPLLSPYYCWCPPGSSGLQYSQEPPAISGSSIESALLPPLSSLLPASMPSCMLTAKPPLNLADCPLLDFPAFLPDPLIRLPRPTSQQIPTFNPLICDPIVHIPVMDICSSGQGYLVSAGPAISTGIPPLHSNLMNPLIPQTDSMLEKGARETLRRLLISGSTQSSSPLMDVLPAMLTNADENRNMLVAGSRGLYTGTSDVDVIANSIAAMSMVSLPGISTGGTVLENCGSSNGFDMQDEGSSGLGGSCLEDQGTFCSNYGMKRTDE; this is encoded by the exons ATGACCGGCCCTAGAAACGAAGACTTTCACGGTACCGACGAGATCGACGGCGTCGATCGCATTTCCGATCGGTCAAACGCGGAGGAATTCGAGGACTCGTCGGCCGCGAACGAGGTCGGGAGCTCCGGCGATGGAGCGACGTCGTCGGGGAGTGAGATTGGGCTGGAAGAGCGGTTGACAGGGATACTGGTTGACGGAGGGGACGGAGATCTGTTGCTCCAGCAGAGCAATAGAGAGGACCGGGTTTTGCAGTGGCTTCAAGCGCTTGATATGCAGGTTATGGGCGCGTGTCGTGCAGACGAGAGGTTGAAGCCTTTGCTGAAGATGAATGCTTCGAACGATGCCGCAGAAGGTCGGTTGCTGGCTCAATTAACTCAG CATTTTGAGCCGGCGGAAGTTGGAATGCTAGCGAGGTGCTTCTGCATACCACTTGTTTCTGTTCGTGTTGGAAAGATCAACAAGCAAGGGATTTTGTTGTGCCCTACCAATTCAAA GGGTAATTTGAATCTTACAGTCTTGCCAACATCCGATCTACGTCTTTCATTTGTTGGGGATGATGGCCATACAGATAGACTATTCACCTTAAATAGCAAATCCCAGTGCTCTGCCGTAGAAGTCAATGAGATTCCAGCAGACAATTCTGGCCGGTCTTTCATTATCAAAATCTCAGATGGTCGGGTTTTTCACTTTTGGTGCTCCGAGACATCAAAGCTTTTGGGAATTGAATTGATTTCAAAG ATGAAGGATCTGATCAAGAGGAAGCCCTCTATTGCTGAGTTAACTGGAATCAGCGAGTCACGTCTTGGTTGCTTTGCAACTCACCTTCGTGCCTATCTGGTGGGATCAACAGTGGTTGGAAGCGGATCAAGTTCTGCACCCTCAAATACTGATGTTAATACCTCCAATATGGAGCTATTTGATACAGCTCAAGATGGACAACTCTCGTCAACATCATCAAAGTCGCTGCGTTCTCGACATAGTGTGAATCAGTCAATGAAGGCAAATTCATCGTTTCAGGGTAGCCTGAGTCCAAGGTCAAGCTCTTTCAAAGAGGGTCTCCCCAGAACCTTGTCGTCCCTGAGGAATATAACCAGGGAAAAGTTGAGAAGGCGAGGGGACATTTATCTTTCAGCGGTCGATGACCCAACAATCGTTTCACCAGTGGCAATCAATGCATCATGTTCAAATCAATCTGAAAATGACAAGTGTGCAGAAGTTGCCGCAAGTTGCTCATTATCTTCATCAAGTTTTCTGGAGTCACTTGGAAAATTGACTGTCCAACCAACCCTGAACTCTGCATCTCAAATTCCATACATGGCTACTCCTCTTTTGTCCCCCTACTATTGTTGGTGCCCTCCCGGATCATCGGGTTTGCAGTACTCACAAGAACCTCCTGCAATCTCCGGCTCATCCATTGAATCAGCTTTGCTTCCACCACTTTCTTCTTTATTACCTGCCAGTATGCCCTCCTGTATGTTGACAGCAAAACCTCCACTTAATTTGGCAGATTGTCCCTTGTTGGATTTCCCAGCCTTTCTTCCAGACCCACTCATCCGGTTGCCAAGGCCAACTTCTCAGCAGATCCCAACCTTCAATCCTTTGATTTGTGATCCGATTGTTCACATTCCTGTTATGGATATTTGCTCTTCCGGTCAAGGGTACCTTGTCAGTGCTGGCCCCGCTATTTCAACTGGCATTCCTCCCTTGCACTCAAACCTTATGAATCCATTGATTCCTCAAACTGATTCTATGTTGGAGAAGGGTGCTAGAGAGACTCTGCGTCGGCTGCTCATAAGTGGTTCAACCCAGAGTAGCTCACCGCTGATGGATGTATTACCTGCCATGCTAACAAATGCAGATGAGAATAGAAATATGCTTGTTGCTGGGAGCCGTGGTCTATACACTGGAACCAGCGACGTTGATGTAATTGCAAATAGCATTGCAGCCATGAGTATGGTTTCACTGCCTGGGATATCTACTGGTGGAACTGTTTTGGAGAATTGTGGCAGCAGCAATGGTTTTGACATGCAGGATGAGGGATCTAGTGGATTGGGTGGATCCTGTTTGGAAGATCAGGGTACCTTCTGTTCGAATTATGGGATGAAAAGGACTGATGAATAA
- the LOC133715586 gene encoding coatomer subunit zeta-2-like, producing the protein MESCPTIKNILLLDSEGKRIAVKYYSEDWPMNSAKEAFEKTVFTKTQKTNARTEAEIAMFENSIVVYKFVQDLHFFVTGGDNENELILATVLQGFFDAVGILLRGNVDKKEALENLDLILLCLDEIVDGGIVLETDSNVIASKVASHSIDSGAPLSEQTIGQALATAREHFARSLLK; encoded by the coding sequence ATGGAGTCATGCCCTACCATAAAGAACATCCTCCTCCTAGATTCTGAAGGAAAACGTATAGCTGTCAAGTATTATTCAGAGGACTGGCCAATGAATAGTGCAAAAGAAGCTTTTGAGAAAACCGTTTTCACTAAAACTCAAAAGACAAATGCGCGGACAGAAGCTGAGATAGCAATGTTTGAGAACAGCATAGTAGTTTACAAGTTTGTTCAAGACCTTCACTTTTTTGTTACCGGGGGTGATAATGAAAATGAGCTCATTTTAGCCACAGTTCTTCAGGGATTTTTTGATGCAGTTGGAATTCTCCTCAGAGGCAATGTGGACAAAAAGGAGGCACTTGAGAATTTGGACCTCATTCTACTATGCCTTGATGAAATTGTTGATGGCGGCATTGTTCTTGAGACCGATTCAAATGTTATAGCAAGTAAGGTTGCGAGTCATAGTATTGATTCTGGAGCTCCGTTATCTGAGCAGACAATAGGCCAAGCACTTGCTACTGCACGTGAACATTTTGCAAGATCTCTTCTTAAGTGA
- the LOC133715060 gene encoding signal peptidase complex subunit 2, producing MEEKKSQSATKNPKKANLVDHHSIKHVLDESVTEIVTSRGYVEDVRMSNLRLVMGTVIIVIALFAQFYKKKFPENRDFLLLCIALYVVLNGILQLIIYVKEKNAILFTYPPKDSFTSTGLVVSSKLPRFSDMYTLEIASADPKSISANPPVQFTKSVTKWFTKDGILVEGLFWKDVEALIDDYQKEPKKGK from the exons ATGGAAGAAAAGAAATCACAGTCGGCCACCAAAAACCCTAAGAAGGCCAACCTCGTCGACCACCACTCCATCAAGCACGTCCTCGACGAGTCTGTAACTGAG ATCGTAACGAGCCGTGGATATGTGGAAGACGTGAGGATGAGCAATCTGAGGTTGGTTATGGGGACCGTTATCATTGTGATTGCTCTCTTCGCTCAGTTTTACAAGAAGAAGTTCCCGGAGAACCGAGACTTTCTCCTCCTCTGCATCGCCTT GTATGTGGTGTTGAATGGGATATTGCAGCTTATTATATACGTGAAGGAGAAGAATGCCATCCTCTTCACTTATCCTCCAAAG GATTCCTTCACAAGCACTGGATTGGTGGTCTCTTCCAAACTTCCACGATTCTCTGATATGTACACACTTGAGATAGCTAGTGCAGACCCCAAATCTATTTCTGCAAATCCACCAGTACAGTTTACCAAAAGTGTCACCAagtg GTTCACCAAGGACGGAATTTTGGTGGAGGGCCTCTTCTGGAAAGACGTTGAAGCGCTGATCGACGATTACCAGAAAGAACCAAAGAAGGGCAAGTGA